Within Spinacia oleracea cultivar Varoflay chromosome 4, BTI_SOV_V1, whole genome shotgun sequence, the genomic segment aatcagaattgatctatacagatcatgtccagatcagaactagatcagaactgaactgtacatatcatgtccagatcagaaatgatctgtacagattatgtccagatcatgtccaaatcagaactaATCCGTGCAAATCATgttcagatcatgtctagattagaactaaactgtacatatcatgtccagattagaaatgatctgtacagatcagaaatgatctgtacagatcatgttcaGATCATGTCTAAAGCATAACtgaactgtacatatcatgtccagatcagaactaatctgtacagatcatgtccagattagaacagatcatgtccagatcataactgatctgcataaatcatgtctagatcagaaccgatctgtacatatcatatctAGATCAGAAgttatatgtctagatcataaccgatctatctagatcatgtataggtctatctaatgtaaggaatagttaaatcatgagcaaagccaagttaataataacaatattataaatttgtgtaacatttattttacacgtaaatcgtttaatattaataaatgtagatttttgtttaaacttaattatgaAGAATCAGTTCAGATcaaaccagatcagatcagatcagatcagatcagaaaaaataagttcagatcaaatCAAATCAGGAAAATATaaattcagatcagatcagattatattagatcagatcaggagaaataaggtgaactaaacataTTTTTAGCAATCATGTGGGTTTTGAATaataacaacaaaaaaaactgaaaactgaagAAAAAAATACTAATATGGAACGGGCCctaattagttttttatttttattttaataaaagcaATTATGACTTTTCTTGTAATGCTATAGTGCTCTGACTGCTCTGATGCTCTCACCTTCACCTTCACCTTcaccccctctctctctcccctccaACCGCCAGAAAGccacaacaacaaaaatcatggttctctattttttttctcGAATTTTCACCCTCTATCTATCCTCCTTTACCTTCGTCCCCTCATCCAAATTTTGGAAATCGAGATAATTATGGTTTTATGGTCAATTTCGACCATGGAAAACTCCGGATCTGAAGTTTTCATGTTCGAATTTGACCTTAAAACCTCGAAATTAACCGGAAGAAGAGAGAAGAGGTGGCGGCGTTGCGGTTGTGTTGCAGCGGCGCGACAACAACGATGGAGGGAGACGCGGAAATGGGAGGGCTCTGGGTTGAGTTTTGGGTTTGGATTTGAAAGGAGATGATGTTCGTAATCTTGAAGGGGCGTAATTGAAGTAGCGGCGGAGAGGCGGCTTCCTCTTTGATTGTCTGTCAGTGATGGTGGAACAAGCTCGGAAAAGTGGTGTTGAGTTTCCTGGGCTGGAGTACCAATTCTCAGCAAACTGGTAATTCGATTCTCcttttaatttgtttccttcgaTTCATTGAATTGCAATTTTATGAAGATTAGTAATAGAATTTTCTGATTCAATGCGTTAATTTTATTGTTTGGATTTTGTTAGTTTCCCTTATAACTTGACTTGGCAGTAAAATTTTCAATGATTGGATTTTGGAGCCCTAGTTTGGCTTAAAGCCTAGCTCATGTAAACTAGCAATTGGTGCACGCGATGTGGGCAATCATTTCAAAAACTTGTTTTATACTATGCAACTAATGTTTCAACACTTTATAAAAGCTTTTAAcaatttaaatcttaattaaagGATCGTTGTTTTACTTAGCTATTGACAATAGGTACCATAATATCTTTAACGGGAAGTCGATAAGTTGCATTCTTGGGTGTAGTCAAAGTTAGTACTAAGCATATGAATAATGCGAAAGTCAAATTATTGCAATTTTAAGGTTTAGAGGAATtgaatgacattagtgaaaaTTCTACTCTGAAAGCTGGAACTATTGGTTCAATTAAACCATTTATGAGAAACATGATGTGGGCGTGGAATTCTTCTAACTTTGCTTAGTTGATGACTTGTGTTGTGGGGACTGTAGCAATCAGTTTCCAACGATGATGAGATAGAGTGATAGACTACTCCACAAAATCGGAATTTTATGATTCTGATCTTCATGTCATGGATGAATCTTTGCATGGAGTGTCATCTTACTTACAATGTTAAATCCCTGAATCATGAATTTTCAATTCAGCATATTTTGGTAGGGAAACAATGATGTAGTTTAGTCTTGATTGTCAGTAAATTTGTGCAAAAATCTGAACAAATACCTATTTAGATCAGTGACGTTAATATATACCCTTCACTGAACATTTGAAAGACAAGGTACAAGGTTACAAAGCATTGTAAGTAAGATGCTAAAACGAATTATTTGTGTGCCTGAAGCGAAGAGCTAGAGTCAGCTGCTCCTGTGGAAGTTTTAGGTTCTTTTATATGGTGGTCGATTTGGGTGACCCTGTAGAGTCTTGTCTACACTATTTTTGCTGTTGAGGAAGATAATTTGCAGTGGAAAGAATACTTTTCATCTAAGAGTAGAAAACTAAATAGGATAGCAAAATACTTCATTTGAACAACTAGAGGATTTTTCTAAAACTATATGAAAAAAAATGTTTCAACTTCAATCATGTAATTTGAAAGAGTGCATTGTATACTTGCATTCTTTCTAAAGAGGGAGGAAAGGGTGGTTTATAATCAAACAATCTTACACCTTTTAATATTTCTTAATCACAATCTTAATCTTGAGAGGAGTCCGTGGATCAAGGTAATTGACTATAGTTTGAAGCTTATTGAGTTTTGCTCCGAGTTTGGGGATATTGCTATACCTGTTTTGTCAATAAGCCTTGCCATAATAGTGTATATCATCCCTAGCTTCATTTCAAGAGAGTGAGTAATGTTAAGATTATAAAGGGCTGGGATCGTGCTTTTAATGGGCCCCAgctaaagatggctgtgggctTGGCCGGGCCGAACTCCCGGGCCGTGGGTCCACGACATACCCACATTCTACGGGCCGAAAAGTTAAAAAACAAGGCCCAGGCCCGTCCTGAGCCCACGGGCTAGCCGTGCCTAAGGCTAagtttactaaatttagcgtgctttcTCGTGCCGGGTCAAGTCTTGTcttgctttttccaaaaaaataaggCCTACGGCCCATGACATCGTGCCTGTGTCGGGCCGGGCTTTTTTGTGCTCGGGTCGGGTTGGGCCCGGCTTTTCACGTCGGGTCGGGTTTCGCCCCGGCctggcccacaaccatctttacccCCAGCCCGTTGCACATGTCTAGTGAGGAGTAATGTATGTATGATATAAGTAGTGTATAATCCTTAGCTTCCTCACTTGTAATTTGTAAACTGTGTTTGATCTGTACTACTCTGTCTATCCTGATATTCTGATGGATTATTAACCTAATTCATACGTTTTACGtctttattttgttgatttctCCTGTTATTTGATCTCGTCGCGTTACGGTTAAGTATAGATTAGAATGCTCTTAGAAAGACGACAGCAAAACCAATCAGTAAAGTTCATGTGGAGTATTATGAATCAATTACTACTTAGGGTATGCCCTACAATTGAAAGCAGCAGGACACAGTTGtggagaggggggggggggggggggggtgggagAAGAACCAAAAATATGCATCCCCCTTGTTATTTACTGTATTAAAAGCTAAGCAGATGAGCTGTATTTGGTGTCTCTTTAGAATGATATACATTTCGTTTAGTGTTCTTAATTATTGCTGTGCGTGAGCAGGCGCATTTAGGGGTGACTACGCAAGAAAGGAAGCTCCTATGCAGATTAATAGACTGTAGAAAACTCTCTCCAGAAACATGCCTACACGCTTCACAGAACGAGTGATTGCCTGTAACTGAGCAGTACTGCAAGTCCTGTTTTCAGAACATAACAGGATCAACTCTAATAAGATAGATGGGTCACTCAAAAGGAGAGGTTTCAGCACAACATATGGAGATCAAGAGGCTAAAGGAAGATGTTGTCAGACTTCAGAACCAGATAAGCATCTTGCAGAATCAGTTGATTAATTCTTGTTTCTTTACTCTAAGATATGTTTGTTGATTTACTTCTGTAATTTGGGTTCGTTCTTGTTAGTTTGTATGAATACATACCGCGATATCTTTTGGGCACTTGTAAGCCTATGTGCATCATGTGTTGAAGTAAATTTCTGATAATTTGTGTATGTTTAGTAAGTACTAGATTGTGAAAAGGCGGAAGAACTTGTACGTCAATCAGAAGCAAAGTAATATTACCTTACATGAAGTTTATGCATGCTTACTAACAACAAGCTGTTATTCTATATATCAGTCTGAAAAAACTAactgataaaaaaaattacattcacACAAATGAATATCAACCTCaaaacagaaaagaaaaaagaaaaaaaaaagttgtaatCAACAAtacatgacaaaaaaaaaaaaaaatctcaaatttaCACCTTAAATCTTGACAGCCTTCTTGATAGACTTCATAGATGATTTAAGGAAGTTATTCCCAACTGAATGATTCTCATCTCCATAACAATGACCATCTtcatcaacatcatcatcaaTAACCAGTGGCTTCTTCCTTATACAATCAACCCCTCTTTTCATATTCAATATCTTTGATGGAGAAGTTGGGATTTGCCTAAAAAACCTTGCACTCTCTGTTCTTGCAATTCCTTTCTCTTTCCCTCCTCCAAAACTGCTCTTCCTTACTTCATTTCCTTTTCCAGTAATTTCAGTCTCACATGAAATCGATCTCCTTTCTCCTAAACTCTTCTTTGCTAATTCGCTCCCTTTTCCAGTAATTTCAGTCTGGTATGATGAAATTGATAATCTTCTTGGTGTACTTATTGCTCTGTTTTTTTTTGCTTCAGTTTCTTCACTCTGTTTCTCGTGAATTGGGTCGTGTGAAATGGGTCTTCTAGGAGTGCTCATTGACCTCTGTTTCCTGGTTTCATCAGAAACTGGAAATTTCAGGACTTTAATCTCCTTTTGTGGGTACTTTTCATTGAGCTTTTTGATGATTTCATCAGTATTTTTACTACTATTTTCAGGTTCTTCAGCTTTTTCAGAAATGCAAGAATTGAAGTTATCTGCATTTGCACCTTCTGTTCTTTCTAGCAGCAAATGTAACCATTTCTCAACATTACCTTTCCCTCTTTCCTTCCTCAATTCCTCATCTTGTTCCCCTTCTTCTTCTCGAGCAAATGGAAAATTGACATCGAACTCCGAACCTATCTCCGGGCCTAATGTAAGTTTTGGTAGCTCTTCTCCCTTTTTGTCTTCAATTAACAGAAGGGCTTCTTCTGATAAGGTGTGTTCTTCTTCTAGAAATTTCCTTAATTCCTTGTGTAAaggtggtgttgttgttgttggtttaATAGCAGCCTCTATTTTTGGCAAGTAGATCACTGttcgatcttcttcttcttctttctcttctGCAAAAGCAGCATCACCAAGGTCTGTTCTTGATCGTTTCCTTGCTTGTTCCCACTCTGGCATTATTTGTTTCTCGAGTTCATCCCTTTGCTTGTACTTTTTCGCAAGCTGTTTCTCAGCCGAGTTGCATATCGCCATCTGCGCTTCAAGCCTTGCCATCAGAGTGTTTGTTGCAGCCTGGTTTAATGTCACCTGTTCTTTGTAAACCACACTCCTACAAATATCACAAAGAAATTTAGAACCATGAGCCATACTATGGGTCAATGTTttctgcccaaaacccgctattcCGGGCCAACGTAACTAAAATTACAATTTTAAGTTACCCAAAACCCACCCAAAAAGTTTGAATTGGGCCGGGCCTATGATTTCTGCCCAAACCCCAGAATTTTCGGACTATGATGATCGGGTCTAATATGAAGGTTAATACGAGGAGGCCAAAAGTAGCAGGGTTTTCCGGTCAATATTGGGTCGGGCtaattttataactaaaaagaACAATTTTAAATTGCCTAAAACCCAACCAAATCGGGCCAGACCAGGCCCGAAAAAAGGCATAATTTTTttgcccaaaacccgctataTCGGGCTAAAGTGGGGGGTTTTCGGGCCAATTTTATATAACTAAACTTACAATAAAGTTTGGAACGGGTCAGACCGGGCCTTAAAACAGGCCTaaaaattctgcccaaaccACAATTTTTGGGGTCGGGTCAGCATGCCTGACTCGTGATAATCAGGTCTGATATGAAGGTTATGATATGAGAAGCCCAAAAGTAGTGGCTTTTTGGTCGTTcaattttataactaaaattacaATTTTAAGTTGTCCAAAGGCAACCCAAAAAAGTTAGAGAACCGGGCCGGATCAGGCCATAAAACAGGCCTAAATTTTCTGCCCCAAACCCGTATTTTTTCAGGCCGGGCTCATGATGATCTAGTCTAGTATTATGAAAGTTATGATATGAGGAAGGCCTTACTGGTGCATGGCATTTCTGATCATCTTCTCCAGCATAGTTCTGTAAGAAGATTGAGCCTCAGCCACCCTACGACATTTCTCAGCCCTTCTTCTTCGTTTCAACAATGCCAATTCAAGTTCTTGAATTGTCATCTTTTCTTCTTCATTCTTTAACTTCAATTCATTCACTTCATCATCAAGCCTTTGAATTTCTGCCTTCATCTTATTCGTCTCTTCTCTCCTCTTCAACGAATCTCTCGCCATAACTAAAGCTTGATACGGGTTAGTTACCATGTCAGGCATCTCATTTTCCTTTGATCCACCATTTTTGAACTTTCTTGAAGAAGCTATCATAAAAAAAAGACATAAATaagtttcaaaatacataaaacagGACACTCCAATAACTTTCTTGCCATGTTATTTTACCTATCATAGGAGTAGTAGGTCGGTTTTGTCTATTGATATCCAGTGATCTCAAGGTTGAAGACGATGCTTCATTGAGTTCTTTTCGAGCTCGAACAACAGCAGCAGGTGCTAGGCCTAGTTGCTGTTTGGACTCCATAAAAGGTTGAGGGAAATTATGTGAGTCTGCATTTTGTAAATCATTCAGTTCTTCACCTTCCCCTGCTGCAAATAGCAATCTAAATGCCCTATGCCTGCCAAAATAAACAACATTTTTATGTCTTAATCTAAAAATCTAAATTCGATATTTTtatacacaaataagtttatttcaaacataataagTTTAGAAAAAACAGGTTGAATAGAACGAAGCCTAAGTGTCTAAGATAGTAAAATACATGTAACTTCTCTTAGACTAGTCATCAAAAGTCACCTTAAATGCCCTGTGCCTTCCAAAATAAACAACATTTCTATGTCCTCCTCTAAAAATCTAAATTCGACATTTTCAcaaacaaataagtttattttagataaaataagttcagtttagttcagacaaaacaggtcaaatagaacggagcctaaaAGTCATCAACACCTTAAATGCCCTATGccttccaaaaataaagaaagaatGTCCTACTCAAAAAATGTAAACTTAGACATTTTCACaagcaaataagtttatttcagacaaaataagttcagacaaaacaGGTCGAATAGAACAGAGCCCGAGTGTCTAAGATAATACAATATAAGTAACTTCACTTAGACTAAAAGTCATCAAACACCTGAAATCCCCGTGCCTGCCAAAATAAACAACATTCCTATGTCCTACTCTAAAAATCTAAATTCTGACATTTTCACAAGCAAATAAGTTTATTGCACACAAAATacattcagataagttcagacaaaacaAGCCAAATTTAAAGGAGCCTATGTGTAGTCTAAGATAATACAATATAAGTAAACTTCTCTTAGACTAAAAGTCATTAAAATTCACCTGAAATCGGAATTCGAAGCAGCAAAGAAGGATACAAATTGGTTAATAGAGATGCCTAATTGCAAATCCCACCAAGGAACTAAAAACTCAAGCTGGTTGTTCTTCCTCTTTCTCACTTGCCATTGAAGTATCCGTAAATTGCTTGGTACAGTCAATCCTCCTCCTAAATTTTTCCAGCACCAAATTATGTCAGATTTAATATCTGATTTAGTAAAACAAAATAGAATTAAGGAAAGATTAGTTAGTACTTGAACAAGGAAACCAGTGATCGATATCCCAAGCGAGTGGAGAGGCCGCATCAGCATGAAGGTAGAGGACATTGCCATAAGGATCAACACGAAACATTGCAGGATCAAAACCAGCATTTCTGTGACAAATTTCCCAGAAAAAATAGTATAAGAATTTGTTGAGTTTGTGTAATTAGATTATGACTTAATTAGATGAACAAAGAGTGAAAAACATTTGAGGTAGAAAGGGAGATTTACCCAAGGTGGTTGAGTTGTTTCCATATTATACTGATAAAGATTCTGTAGTTGGCTGTTGGTTTTGCTTGTGAGTTGATTATAGGGAACAGTTCATCTAATTCCTCTGCTCTTGATGCCTAACAAAAACAGATTATATTGCTATTGAATTAAACATCCAAAAAATAGCTAATTTAAATACTAATGCAAAAAATGGGCAAATCACCAATTCTTAAGGAGAAATGTGGAATACATTTTACAATTAAGCAATATAATCATCATTTGTTATCATTTTGCTAGTTCAAATTACACTGTAATCATTTTGCTAGTTCAAATTACACTATGAACGTGAATATTAAATCCGGTCAAAGGGGGTAACTTTGACAATAACCCAATTAAGTTAAAAATGGTCAAATGTGCTCGAGTGTTGCAGGgaattttagggtttttttttcttttattgatCCAATTTATAAGATCCATTACAGTCCATCATTCACAAATAATTGGGAAATTCCCATATTAATTTAACAATATGATTACTTAATCAAATCAGTTTCAATAACATAAAAAAGAAAgcacaattcaattcaattaagTTCACCAAGATCatgaaatagaatttatgaagatACCCAAATTGAAGCAAACCACAAATCATAGAAAACCCACCTTAAAATTCCAATTAAATTCACCACAACAAATCATTCCTCAATCAAGAAAGAACAAGAAAATCAAACCCATATTGATTTAACAAAATTATAAtcaaatcaaaaattaattttacCTCTTGGGAATGTAAAGTATAGGGAGTGAAAGTGAAAGGAGGTCCATGACAAAAAGGACTAATACTTGTATCTTTACAAAGCTTGGCGTATGCTCTTGGATAACCAAGGCTTTGATCCACTGCCATGTCTTCTTTGTTGAAAGCATAGGCCACCGACATTTTTGTCGAATCGAGCCCAGAAAAAGGAGGtggatgaggaagatgaagatgGAGATGGATTGAGCAGAACTGAAGCAGAAAGAGTTAGAAGTGAAGTAAACCAGCAAAATGCAGGGGaagttttgaggagagagagagtaacGGTCAGATTGATGTTTCAAAAAGTGGTTGTGGACTTGTGGGGTGGAACGTGAACATAGCGGTGGGATAATGTAACGGCTAGATTTGGTGACCCGCTCACCGTATTTAATATTGCTAATTATTACTCTTAATGTTGTTTTTTGTTTAGTTTACTTCTTTTTTAAGctcaaattttatttatttattgtggGGGTTGTGAATGGGCCTTGCTAGTATTTATTGGTATTTTCTTTTGAAAAATTGTAACGTAAATTTGATTTTGCCTTTTCAAAAATATGTAATTTTAACGAATTTAAAAATCGGGATTGAATCTTGTCTCCAAATAATTTTTCGCGTTATCCTATAGATTAAAGAAAAATAACTGATGTTCACTTATCCATTATGCCCCACTCAATCACTCATCCAGATTAAATTTGAGCTATAGTGTATCCCGTGTGTTTAAAGTTTTGTTTCCATGAAAGTTAAGCAAatttgagattttttatttttttggtggtagtACCCGGTTTACCCTTAGGGTTAATCCGGATTAATGGCGAAttttgggtggataggtttcagtctcatctcaattgttgttgcggaggATCGAACATGGATTCCTCCCTAcgaagttcagcctcaatcaccattgaaccaacagacaattggttTGACTTTTTTTAATGtccatctatatattatactaaaagagaggaaatcaatgtggtgatgacaaatgtcactcattgattgacctctcttttagaaataaaaaaattataaaaaataaaacattctatagttattttgttaactttcatCTCATAAGaatatttgattctattttcctttaaaaaaaaatca encodes:
- the LOC110787877 gene encoding uncharacterized protein → MSVAYAFNKEDMAVDQSLGYPRAYAKLCKDTSISPFCHGPPFTFTPYTLHSQEASRAEELDELFPIINSQAKPTANYRIFISIIWKQLNHLGNAGFDPAMFRVDPYGNVLYLHADAASPLAWDIDHWFPCSRGGLTVPSNLRILQWQVRKRKNNQLEFLVPWWDLQLGISINQFVSFFAASNSDFRHRAFRLLFAAGEGEELNDLQNADSHNFPQPFMESKQQLGLAPAAVVRARKELNEASSSTLRSLDINRQNRPTTPMIASSRKFKNGGSKENEMPDMVTNPYQALVMARDSLKRREETNKMKAEIQRLDDEVNELKLKNEEEKMTIQELELALLKRRRRAEKCRRVAEAQSSYRTMLEKMIRNAMHQSVVYKEQVTLNQAATNTLMARLEAQMAICNSAEKQLAKKYKQRDELEKQIMPEWEQARKRSRTDLGDAAFAEEKEEEEDRTVIYLPKIEAAIKPTTTTPPLHKELRKFLEEEHTLSEEALLLIEDKKGEELPKLTLGPEIGSEFDVNFPFAREEEGEQDEELRKERGKGNVEKWLHLLLERTEGANADNFNSCISEKAEEPENSSKNTDEIIKKLNEKYPQKEIKVLKFPVSDETRKQRSMSTPRRPISHDPIHEKQSEETEAKKNRAISTPRRLSISSYQTEITGKGSELAKKSLGERRSISCETEITGKGNEVRKSSFGGGKEKGIARTESARFFRQIPTSPSKILNMKRGVDCIRKKPLVIDDDVDEDGHCYGDENHSVGNNFLKSSMKSIKKAVKI